The following proteins are co-located in the Microvirga ossetica genome:
- the tlpA gene encoding thiol:disulfide interchange protein TlpA: MSNAAKSRKTWLAGLAAVALLSAGAAWYGLAPHDPMASVTAECRASKATAERLKPLAKGEVAAVGVSGAPKPPPVIAFAGPEGQPMSLADFKGKTILVNLWATWCVPCREEMPALDKLQAELGGPDFQVVAINVDTRNRDKPKAWLRENGIGNLAYHADPEGKLLQVLQKSGHVVGLPTTFVVDGSGCEIALLKGPAEWSSPDAVAFMKAALGRS, translated from the coding sequence ATGTCGAACGCTGCCAAATCCCGAAAAACCTGGCTGGCCGGCTTGGCCGCCGTTGCCCTCCTCAGTGCCGGCGCTGCCTGGTACGGCCTTGCACCTCATGATCCCATGGCCTCCGTAACGGCCGAGTGCCGCGCCTCGAAGGCGACGGCCGAGCGGCTGAAGCCGCTGGCCAAGGGCGAGGTGGCGGCCGTCGGCGTGAGCGGCGCTCCCAAGCCGCCGCCGGTCATCGCCTTCGCCGGCCCGGAGGGGCAGCCGATGAGCCTTGCCGATTTCAAGGGCAAGACCATCCTGGTCAATCTCTGGGCGACCTGGTGCGTGCCCTGCCGGGAGGAGATGCCGGCCCTCGACAAGCTCCAGGCGGAGTTGGGCGGTCCCGACTTCCAGGTGGTCGCCATCAACGTGGACACCCGCAACCGCGACAAGCCGAAGGCCTGGCTGCGGGAGAATGGGATCGGGAACCTGGCCTATCACGCCGATCCCGAAGGCAAGCTGCTGCAGGTGCTGCAGAAATCCGGCCATGTGGTCGGCCTGCCGACCACCTTCGTGGTCGACGGCTCGGGCTGCGAGATCGCGCTGCTGAAAGGGCCGGCCGAATGGTCCTCGCCGGACGCGGTCGCCTTCATGAAGGCGGCCTTGGGACGGTCTTAA
- the lptM gene encoding LPS translocon maturation chaperone LptM → MSSSLTFPRAVLVAGLLVLALAACGRRGALEPPPDASAQADTQMQTPMSDSTLPSPVGTPRSSARQGYTIPNKPFILDPLL, encoded by the coding sequence ATGTCGTCCAGCCTGACTTTTCCCCGCGCGGTTCTGGTTGCGGGCCTTCTCGTTCTCGCTCTCGCCGCGTGCGGCCGCCGCGGCGCGCTTGAGCCGCCGCCGGACGCCTCGGCCCAGGCCGACACCCAGATGCAGACCCCGATGAGCGATTCCACCCTGCCCTCCCCGGTCGGCACGCCTCGCTCCTCGGCGCGGCAGGGCTACACGATTCCGAACAAGCCCTTTATCCTCGACCCGTTGCTCTAG
- the lysA gene encoding diaminopimelate decarboxylase, which yields MHHFAYRKGVLHAEGVDLRRLADEVGTPFYCYSTATLERHYKVFAEAFADTDALVCYAMKANSNQAVLKTLGRLGAGMDIVSEGELRRALAAGVQAKRIVFSGVGKTRPEMAFALESGILCFNVESEPELEALSEVAISKGTRAPISIRINPDVDAKTHKKISTGKSENKFGIPIARARDVYARAAALKGIEVTGVDMHIGSQITDLTPYDNATALLAELARDLMADGHKLHHIDLGGGLGVPYREDNEPPPDPQAYAAIIMRHTKDLGLKLVFEMGRMIAGNAGVLVARVIYVKQGADKPFVIVDAAMNDLIRPTLYDAHHDIRTVVEASPDTPRIVADVVGPVCETGDYLALSRDMPAVKAGDLIAIMTAGAYGAVQANTYNTRLLVPEVLVNGDDHAVVRPRPSYDEQIGLDRIPGWLG from the coding sequence ATGCACCATTTCGCCTATCGTAAGGGCGTCCTCCACGCGGAGGGCGTCGACCTGCGCCGCCTCGCGGATGAGGTCGGAACCCCGTTCTATTGCTATTCCACCGCGACGCTCGAGCGGCACTACAAGGTCTTCGCCGAGGCCTTCGCCGATACGGACGCCCTCGTCTGCTACGCCATGAAGGCGAATTCCAACCAGGCCGTTCTCAAGACGCTGGGCCGCCTGGGCGCCGGCATGGACATCGTCTCCGAGGGCGAATTGCGCCGCGCACTTGCCGCCGGCGTACAGGCTAAGCGCATCGTGTTCTCGGGCGTCGGCAAGACGAGGCCCGAGATGGCCTTCGCGCTGGAGAGCGGCATCCTCTGCTTCAACGTGGAATCCGAGCCCGAGCTCGAAGCGCTCTCCGAGGTCGCAATCTCCAAGGGAACGCGTGCGCCGATCTCGATCCGCATCAACCCGGACGTGGACGCCAAGACCCACAAGAAGATCTCGACCGGCAAGTCGGAGAACAAGTTCGGCATTCCCATTGCCCGCGCCCGCGACGTCTATGCGCGGGCGGCCGCTCTCAAGGGGATCGAGGTCACCGGTGTCGACATGCATATCGGCAGCCAGATCACCGATCTCACCCCTTACGACAACGCCACCGCCCTTTTGGCCGAGCTCGCCCGCGACCTCATGGCCGACGGCCACAAGCTGCATCACATCGATCTCGGCGGCGGCCTCGGCGTGCCCTATCGCGAGGACAACGAGCCCCCGCCCGATCCGCAGGCCTATGCGGCGATCATCATGCGCCACACCAAGGATCTCGGCTTAAAACTCGTCTTCGAGATGGGCCGCATGATCGCCGGCAATGCGGGCGTGCTCGTCGCGCGTGTCATCTATGTGAAGCAAGGCGCCGACAAGCCCTTCGTGATCGTGGACGCGGCGATGAACGACCTCATCCGCCCGACGCTCTATGACGCCCATCACGACATCAGGACGGTTGTCGAGGCCTCGCCCGACACGCCGCGCATCGTCGCCGACGTGGTCGGCCCGGTCTGCGAGACCGGCGATTATCTCGCCCTCTCCCGCGACATGCCCGCAGTCAAGGCCGGCGATCTCATCGCCATCATGACTGCCGGCGCCTATGGCGCGGTGCAGGCCAACACCTACAACACGCGCCTGCTCGTGCCCGAGGTGCTGGTCAACGGCGACGACCACGCGGTCGTGCGCCCACGTCCCAGCTACGACGAGCAGATCGGCCTCGACCGGATTCCGGGCTGGCTGGGCTGA
- a CDS encoding cadherin domain-containing protein, with product MAFTVVRQGNEIRVNTTGQGYQEQPSIASLGNGRWVVTWDGPGPNGPGVYQQVYTGDGVPVFAAEQRVDLAMAGSAVGQNASVQVLPDGGWIVTWTRASSGDADVFMQRFDANGSPLLPIGGPAANIQVNTLTVGRQSDSKVTILDDGWLITWKDSGGRVFQQRYNADGEPQYRNGGGNPEERRVSPDTSFAIGGTDVAALDDGAAVVWTRKANSSAAYEVVLQMLDDDGDPVLADEHVIAVATTTFTAPSIKALPNGTGFLVVWSGPDADGQGVFLQKFDAQGRAAFAQPLRINALEAGVQTEASVEVLDDGGFVVTFSSAFDVFQRRFDSDGNPQGVETPIAAWLGSEWNRQGVTAYLGEGRWVSAWSNFNQGGDENAGVAQRVFTLADTAVLTSAAEIASGTVDGETLQVRAGGLSDGDRVDGGGGNDTLEMIEAGTLDLRLPLAFAGFEIIAGSGGADTIITDLARLSGIATINGGDGNDVLQLSGADAFDLSGIAINGIERIELTDPARVTVDETQIALRMFGDVSEDEVILTTGALTLDERIQVFRQGFDKITFGGVTYTNAPPVISHLDGDGVVAAVGTSVRLDFAGNATVTEDTERFSSLSVKITNRVVGEDRLLIVATGGITLDGTTVRVDGTAIGTIVENGGGAEGLKIDFLASATADQVRTLIWAPTYQNTLSSDPDMRDRKVEVTLTDGIGATATAQVTVDIVPLGQGENAQPSITNRGPAPTGADTALLSPFANLRVSDDDDFLTVVVTFDAAKGRLVLGAKNFGTYDAAAGRYTITAHKDDITDDLRALQFNPTDRSDAIGTVHTTVFTLTATDPSNPAVTAEVTVNAVTANRAPASPVLTLSASSVAELSATGTLVGTLAATDPNQGDTVSYALIGASDAFRLNGNKLEVANGVGLDFEQARSHTFTIRATDARGLSNDSIVTVAVGDINPERTAGTAAGDRIAGGAAKDSLSGGLGNDTIFGGLGNDVLTGNGGRDFFVFNTKPNKSSNVDRVSDFSAKDDTIWLDNAVFTKIGETGTEARPAKLKADMFWTGKAAHDSSDRIIYDKATGALYYDADGTGRSAQVKIATLTKNQKVSVSDFFAI from the coding sequence ATGGCTTTTACGGTAGTCCGACAGGGGAACGAGATCCGCGTCAACACGACCGGGCAGGGCTATCAGGAACAGCCCTCGATCGCCTCCTTGGGCAATGGACGCTGGGTCGTCACGTGGGACGGGCCCGGGCCGAACGGGCCGGGCGTCTACCAGCAGGTCTATACCGGCGACGGCGTGCCGGTCTTCGCCGCTGAGCAACGGGTCGATCTTGCCATGGCCGGAAGCGCCGTCGGTCAAAACGCGTCCGTCCAGGTCCTTCCCGACGGCGGCTGGATCGTGACATGGACGCGAGCCTCGTCAGGCGACGCTGATGTCTTCATGCAGCGGTTCGATGCGAATGGCAGCCCGCTCCTTCCCATTGGCGGACCGGCGGCGAACATACAGGTCAACACGCTGACCGTCGGCCGGCAGAGCGACTCGAAAGTGACGATTCTCGACGATGGATGGCTGATTACCTGGAAGGATAGCGGGGGACGGGTCTTTCAGCAGCGATATAATGCCGATGGAGAGCCCCAATATCGCAATGGCGGCGGCAACCCCGAGGAGCGGCGCGTCTCCCCTGACACCAGCTTCGCGATCGGCGGGACAGATGTCGCTGCGCTTGACGATGGTGCCGCGGTGGTGTGGACCCGCAAGGCGAATTCCTCTGCGGCCTACGAAGTCGTTCTGCAGATGCTGGACGACGACGGCGATCCGGTCTTGGCCGACGAGCACGTCATCGCGGTCGCGACCACGACCTTTACGGCGCCGAGCATCAAGGCTCTTCCGAATGGGACCGGCTTCCTCGTGGTCTGGTCCGGACCGGACGCGGACGGACAGGGCGTCTTCCTGCAGAAATTCGATGCTCAGGGCCGAGCCGCGTTCGCGCAGCCGCTCCGGATCAACGCCTTGGAAGCGGGTGTCCAGACCGAAGCTTCCGTCGAGGTGCTCGATGACGGAGGCTTCGTCGTCACCTTCTCCTCCGCCTTCGATGTGTTTCAGCGTCGCTTCGACAGCGACGGCAATCCGCAAGGTGTCGAAACTCCGATCGCGGCCTGGCTGGGCAGCGAATGGAACCGGCAGGGCGTCACTGCCTATCTCGGCGAGGGACGCTGGGTGTCGGCTTGGTCGAACTTCAACCAGGGCGGCGACGAGAATGCTGGCGTTGCGCAACGCGTCTTCACGCTCGCCGACACCGCCGTGCTGACGTCGGCGGCCGAGATCGCGAGCGGGACGGTAGACGGTGAAACGCTCCAGGTCCGGGCGGGCGGATTGTCCGACGGCGACCGCGTCGACGGCGGCGGCGGCAACGATACACTGGAGATGATCGAGGCGGGGACGCTCGATCTGCGTCTGCCTCTGGCATTCGCCGGCTTCGAGATCATTGCGGGATCGGGCGGGGCGGACACCATCATCACCGATCTCGCCCGCCTCAGCGGAATCGCGACGATCAATGGCGGTGATGGCAACGACGTGCTGCAACTGTCGGGCGCGGACGCCTTCGATCTGAGCGGCATCGCGATCAACGGTATCGAGCGCATCGAGCTGACCGACCCGGCGAGGGTGACGGTCGACGAAACCCAGATTGCGCTGCGGATGTTCGGCGATGTCAGCGAGGACGAGGTGATCCTGACCACGGGCGCGCTCACCCTCGATGAGCGTATCCAGGTCTTCCGTCAGGGATTCGACAAGATCACCTTCGGCGGCGTCACCTATACCAACGCGCCGCCCGTCATCTCTCATCTTGACGGCGATGGCGTGGTTGCCGCTGTCGGAACCTCGGTGAGGCTCGACTTCGCCGGCAATGCGACGGTGACCGAGGATACCGAACGCTTCTCCTCGCTCTCGGTGAAGATCACCAACCGCGTCGTCGGCGAAGACCGCCTCCTGATCGTCGCCACCGGCGGCATCACCCTGGACGGCACTACGGTGCGCGTGGACGGCACCGCGATCGGGACCATCGTCGAGAATGGAGGCGGCGCGGAGGGGCTCAAGATCGATTTCCTGGCCAGCGCCACAGCCGATCAGGTTCGAACGCTGATTTGGGCGCCCACCTATCAGAACACGTTGTCGAGCGACCCCGACATGCGCGACCGCAAGGTCGAGGTCACGCTTACCGACGGCATCGGCGCGACTGCCACGGCGCAGGTGACGGTTGATATTGTTCCGCTGGGACAGGGTGAGAATGCACAGCCGTCGATCACGAACAGGGGTCCCGCGCCGACCGGGGCCGACACGGCTCTGCTATCGCCCTTCGCCAACCTGCGCGTAAGCGATGACGACGATTTTCTGACGGTGGTCGTCACCTTCGACGCGGCGAAGGGGCGACTGGTGCTAGGCGCGAAGAATTTCGGAACGTATGACGCGGCCGCGGGCCGCTACACGATCACCGCTCATAAAGATGACATCACGGACGATTTGCGCGCACTCCAATTCAATCCGACCGATCGCTCCGACGCGATCGGCACGGTGCATACGACCGTGTTCACCCTCACCGCCACTGATCCCTCCAATCCTGCCGTGACCGCCGAGGTGACCGTCAATGCCGTTACCGCCAACCGCGCGCCGGCCTCGCCCGTGCTCACGCTCTCCGCGAGCAGCGTGGCGGAACTTTCGGCGACTGGAACGCTTGTCGGCACGCTCGCGGCGACGGATCCGAACCAGGGAGACACCGTCAGCTATGCGCTCATCGGAGCGAGCGATGCCTTCCGACTCAACGGCAACAAGCTCGAAGTGGCGAACGGCGTCGGGCTCGACTTCGAGCAGGCGCGGTCCCACACCTTCACCATCCGCGCCACCGACGCTCGTGGCTTGTCGAATGACAGCATCGTGACGGTCGCCGTCGGCGACATCAATCCGGAGCGCACCGCAGGCACCGCCGCGGGCGATCGCATCGCCGGCGGTGCGGCGAAGGACAGCCTGTCGGGCGGCCTCGGCAACGACACGATCTTCGGCGGCCTCGGTAACGATGTACTCACGGGCAACGGCGGCCGCGACTTCTTCGTCTTCAATACCAAGCCGAACAAGTCAAGCAACGTGGATCGCGTCAGCGACTTCTCGGCGAAGGACGATACGATCTGGCTCGATAACGCGGTGTTCACGAAGATAGGCGAGACGGGAACCGAGGCGCGGCCCGCCAAGCTGAAGGCGGACATGTTCTGGACCGGTAAGGCCGCGCACGATTCCTCGGATCGGATCATTTACGACAAGGCTACCGGCGCGCTCTATTACGACGCCGACGGCACAGGACGCAGCGCGCAGGTCAAGATCGCCACTCTGACCAAGAACCAGAAGGTCAGCGTGTCGGACTTCTTCGCAATTTAA
- a CDS encoding TIGR02302 family protein — MSEGQNPTPGRSHPNQRFGRLVSHARWSLWWEEAWPRLWLPLAIVLAFFTLSWLGLWLDASPLWRTIGLGLFTTALLLSLWPLACLRLPSRTRALDRLDRETGLTTGPARVLDDTLALGSADPGTRALWALHRKRAEDAIGRMRVGLPQPNMPRRDRYALRAAGILALVTSAFVAGPEIGSRLAAAFDWRHVETASPSFRIDGWIDPPLYTRTPPLMIDLARGQNLRAPIHSTVVIRIAGEGSAEIKPGKGLTPLPPKANQRADMREERYQLDGSSELTVSTGFANSVTLTIDAIPDRLPEIAFTLPPEVNARGTFTLSYKGKDDYGIASLDGIVEKADNSKGRSLVPAPQLTLALPSHEENAPDTKSPVDLTNHAWAGAPVTIRLKAKDEAGQEATSEAINFTLPQRPFTNPLAKALVEQRRKLVLAPDDRKRVQVALDALLIAPETYTPQWGVFMGLRAGTERLRVARTDQDLLDVADWLWAMALQIEDGGLSDAERELRAAQDRLKEAIDRGATDDEIRRLMEELRMAMDKFLREFAQRMQQNQQSQNQNQRTPDRTISQDDLNRMLRQMEDAMRRGDLAEAQRLLEQLRNILENLQTAQPNNRMTDPLGREMNQAMQDMEDMAREQQNLRDETFRDGQNRRMQQGDRNGQRQQGQRQGQRQQGQRQQGQQGQQGDGQEQAENGQGGQEQDPLGLKQRQQALRERLQELQRRMEGMGMQGEQGLGDAEQAMREAEGALGQGQDGPAVDAQGRALESLRRGMQGMAQQMQQMQQGDGQGNEQAGDQPGQGNPQGNQQAGQRDNDPLGRPVRNRDYSDGRVEVPGANASPAQRAQRILEELRRKLGDLSRPQEELDYFERLLRRN, encoded by the coding sequence ATGAGCGAAGGCCAGAACCCGACGCCTGGACGCAGCCACCCGAACCAGCGGTTCGGGCGTCTGGTGTCCCATGCCCGCTGGTCCCTCTGGTGGGAGGAGGCGTGGCCCCGCCTCTGGCTGCCGCTCGCCATCGTCCTCGCGTTCTTCACCCTGTCCTGGCTCGGCCTCTGGCTCGACGCCTCGCCCCTGTGGCGCACCATCGGCCTGGGGCTTTTCACCACCGCCCTGCTGCTTTCGCTCTGGCCGCTCGCGTGCCTGCGCCTGCCGAGCCGGACACGGGCCCTCGATCGGCTCGACCGGGAGACCGGCCTCACCACCGGGCCTGCCCGCGTCCTCGACGATACCCTCGCCCTCGGCTCGGCCGATCCCGGCACCCGGGCGCTCTGGGCCCTCCACCGCAAGCGGGCCGAGGACGCAATCGGCCGCATGCGCGTCGGCCTGCCGCAGCCGAACATGCCCAGGCGCGACCGCTATGCCCTGCGCGCGGCAGGTATCCTCGCCCTGGTGACCAGCGCCTTCGTGGCCGGACCCGAAATCGGCTCGCGCCTCGCTGCGGCCTTCGACTGGCGCCATGTCGAAACCGCCTCCCCGTCCTTCCGCATCGACGGCTGGATCGACCCGCCGCTCTATACCCGCACGCCGCCGCTCATGATCGACCTCGCCCGCGGCCAGAACCTGCGGGCCCCGATCCATTCGACCGTGGTCATCCGCATCGCGGGCGAAGGCAGCGCGGAGATCAAGCCGGGCAAGGGGCTGACGCCGCTGCCGCCCAAGGCCAACCAGCGCGCCGACATGCGCGAGGAGCGCTACCAGCTCGACGGCTCGAGCGAGCTCACCGTCAGCACCGGCTTCGCCAACAGCGTCACGCTCACCATCGACGCCATTCCCGACCGGCTGCCGGAGATCGCCTTCACCCTGCCGCCCGAGGTCAATGCGCGCGGCACCTTCACCTTGAGCTACAAGGGCAAGGACGATTACGGCATCGCTTCCCTCGACGGCATCGTCGAGAAGGCCGACAACAGCAAGGGCCGCTCCCTCGTTCCCGCACCCCAGCTCACGCTCGCTCTCCCGAGCCACGAGGAGAACGCGCCGGACACCAAGTCTCCGGTCGATCTCACGAACCACGCCTGGGCCGGGGCGCCGGTGACGATCCGGCTCAAGGCCAAGGACGAGGCCGGCCAGGAGGCGACGAGCGAAGCGATCAACTTCACCCTGCCGCAGCGCCCCTTCACCAATCCCCTTGCCAAGGCGCTGGTGGAGCAGCGGCGCAAGCTCGTGCTTGCCCCAGACGACCGCAAGCGCGTGCAGGTCGCGCTCGACGCGCTGCTGATCGCGCCGGAAACCTACACGCCGCAATGGGGCGTGTTCATGGGTCTGCGCGCCGGCACGGAGCGCCTGCGCGTCGCCAGGACGGACCAGGACCTGCTCGATGTGGCCGACTGGCTCTGGGCCATGGCATTGCAGATCGAGGACGGCGGCCTCTCCGACGCGGAACGCGAACTGCGCGCGGCCCAGGACCGGCTGAAGGAGGCCATCGACAGGGGCGCTACGGATGACGAGATCCGGCGTCTCATGGAAGAACTGCGGATGGCGATGGACAAGTTCCTGCGCGAATTCGCCCAGCGCATGCAGCAGAACCAGCAATCGCAGAACCAGAACCAGCGCACGCCGGACCGAACCATCTCGCAGGACGATCTCAACCGCATGCTGCGCCAGATGGAAGACGCCATGCGCCGCGGCGACTTGGCTGAGGCCCAGCGCCTGCTCGAGCAGCTGCGCAACATCCTCGAGAACCTGCAGACCGCGCAGCCGAACAACCGCATGACCGATCCGCTCGGGCGCGAGATGAATCAGGCCATGCAGGACATGGAGGACATGGCGCGCGAGCAGCAGAATCTGCGCGACGAGACTTTCCGCGACGGCCAGAACCGGCGCATGCAGCAGGGCGACCGCAACGGGCAGCGCCAGCAGGGCCAGCGCCAGGGCCAGAGGCAGCAGGGTCAGCGCCAGCAGGGCCAGCAAGGGCAGCAGGGCGACGGCCAGGAGCAGGCCGAGAACGGCCAGGGCGGCCAGGAGCAGGATCCGCTCGGCCTAAAGCAGCGGCAGCAGGCCCTCCGCGAACGGCTGCAAGAGCTGCAGCGGCGGATGGAAGGCATGGGCATGCAGGGCGAGCAGGGCCTGGGCGATGCCGAACAGGCCATGCGCGAGGCCGAAGGCGCCCTGGGCCAGGGCCAGGACGGCCCGGCTGTCGATGCGCAAGGGAGGGCGCTCGAAAGTCTGCGCCGCGGCATGCAGGGCATGGCCCAGCAGATGCAGCAAATGCAGCAGGGCGACGGCCAGGGGAACGAGCAGGCCGGCGATCAGCCCGGCCAGGGCAACCCCCAGGGCAACCAGCAGGCCGGCCAGCGCGACAACGATCCCCTGGGACGCCCCGTGCGCAACAGGGATTATTCCGACGGTCGCGTGGAAGTGCCGGGCGCCAATGCGTCACCTGCGCAGAGAGCCCAGCGGATCCTTGAAGAATTGCGGCGCAAGCTGGGCGATCTCAGCCGTCCACAGGAAGAGCTCGACTACTTCGAACGTCTCCTGCGCCGGAACTGA
- a CDS encoding twin transmembrane helix small protein, with the protein MNRFVDLLVPIAVVAVAFVLLLGLVNMLRGGNANRSQHLMRLRVLLQFIAIIVIMGVIWWRAV; encoded by the coding sequence ATGAATCGTTTCGTTGATTTGCTTGTCCCGATTGCGGTCGTTGCGGTCGCGTTCGTGCTGCTTCTGGGCCTGGTCAACATGCTGCGCGGCGGTAATGCCAATCGGTCGCAGCACCTGATGAGACTGCGTGTCCTGCTTCAGTTTATCGCCATCATCGTGATCATGGGCGTTATCTGGTGGAGAGCGGTTTAG
- a CDS encoding acyloxyacyl hydrolase → MGSSGVLGSDFKRQTNSSPTSTSPSFLSEFRFGLSAQDPWGAGGRDGSANLTGEILFAKPFTASDLFTSYFIPRPHVGGSLNFDGQTSFAYAGLSWTIDVTPDVFVEGSLGGAVHNGKDHLLADRQQLGCSPLFRESGSVGVRLSANWSLLATIEHLSDAGTCSDENRGLTNVGARVGYSF, encoded by the coding sequence ATGGGATCATCGGGTGTCCTGGGCTCCGACTTCAAGCGGCAAACGAATTCCTCCCCAACGTCAACCTCACCGAGCTTCCTGTCGGAATTCCGTTTTGGATTGTCCGCTCAGGATCCCTGGGGCGCGGGAGGGCGTGACGGCTCCGCCAATCTTACCGGCGAAATCCTTTTTGCGAAGCCGTTTACCGCGTCGGACCTTTTCACAAGCTACTTCATTCCTCGCCCCCATGTGGGCGGCAGCCTGAATTTCGACGGACAGACGAGCTTTGCCTATGCTGGCCTGTCCTGGACCATCGACGTGACGCCTGATGTTTTCGTCGAGGGCAGCCTCGGCGGTGCCGTGCATAACGGCAAGGACCATCTCCTGGCCGATCGACAGCAGCTCGGCTGCTCGCCGCTGTTTCGCGAATCGGGCTCGGTGGGCGTGCGGCTGTCGGCCAATTGGAGCCTGCTGGCCACTATCGAGCACCTGTCGGATGCCGGAACCTGCTCGGACGAGAATAGAGGCTTGACGAATGTCGGTGCGCGGGTTGGGTATTCGTTCTAG
- a CDS encoding cob(I)yrinic acid a,c-diamide adenosyltransferase — protein MVVLNRIYTRTGDTGTTALAAGGRRPKYDLRVEAYGTVDETNACIGLVRLHTNGHEIDAMLGRIQNDLFDLGADLSTVETGKPLPYEPLRITQGQVDRLEQEIDRLNAELSVLRSFVLPGGTPAAAALHLARTICRRAERHVVELMEKPEEKVSPETVKYLNRLSDFLFVASRYVNDKGALDVLWVPGQNR, from the coding sequence ATGGTCGTTCTGAACCGCATCTATACCCGCACCGGCGATACAGGCACCACCGCCCTCGCCGCCGGCGGGCGCCGTCCGAAATACGATCTTCGCGTCGAGGCCTATGGCACGGTCGATGAGACCAATGCCTGCATCGGGCTGGTCCGGCTTCACACGAACGGCCACGAGATCGATGCGATGCTCGGCCGCATCCAGAACGATCTGTTCGATCTCGGCGCCGACCTCTCCACCGTCGAGACGGGCAAGCCCCTGCCCTACGAGCCCTTGCGCATCACGCAAGGACAGGTGGATCGCCTCGAGCAGGAAATCGACCGGCTGAACGCAGAGCTGTCGGTGCTGCGTTCCTTCGTGCTCCCCGGCGGAACGCCCGCCGCCGCCGCGCTTCATCTTGCCCGCACGATCTGCCGTCGTGCGGAGCGCCATGTGGTCGAACTCATGGAGAAGCCGGAGGAGAAGGTTTCTCCTGAGACCGTAAAATATCTGAACCGCCTGTCCGATTTTCTCTTCGTCGCATCACGTTACGTCAATGATAAGGGTGCGCTCGACGTTCTCTGGGTGCCTGGGCAGAACCGCTAG
- a CDS encoding rhomboid family intramembrane serine protease has translation MFLPLHDGVPLKNMKTPLATRCLIALCIVVYGLTFYGPLGEDEMVGGLAFIPSVLFGTEVLPDGYPFVPVELTLATNIFLHSSLFHLIGNMLFLWVFGDNVEDAMGHLRFVAFFLLCGIAASLAHAFITPEPHRPLIGASGGVSGVVAAYLILYPRVKIWGLFLKGIPLHLPAYWTIGFWFALQFISAFLGGDDSVGWFAHLGGFVVGAILTPLMRRRYDPVLARAQAQELQAPR, from the coding sequence ATGTTTCTGCCGCTTCACGACGGTGTTCCCCTCAAGAACATGAAGACGCCGCTCGCGACGCGATGTCTGATCGCCCTGTGCATCGTCGTCTATGGCCTCACCTTCTACGGTCCCCTCGGCGAGGATGAGATGGTGGGCGGTCTCGCCTTCATCCCATCGGTCCTGTTCGGCACCGAGGTGCTGCCGGACGGTTATCCCTTCGTGCCGGTGGAGCTGACGCTCGCGACCAACATCTTCCTGCACAGCTCCCTGTTCCACCTCATCGGCAACATGCTGTTTCTCTGGGTGTTCGGCGACAATGTGGAGGATGCCATGGGGCATCTCCGTTTCGTCGCTTTCTTCCTGCTTTGCGGCATCGCCGCGAGCCTCGCCCATGCCTTCATCACGCCCGAACCCCATCGCCCCCTCATCGGGGCGTCAGGCGGCGTGTCGGGCGTGGTGGCGGCCTATCTCATTCTCTATCCGCGCGTGAAGATCTGGGGCCTCTTCCTGAAAGGCATCCCGCTGCATCTTCCCGCCTATTGGACGATCGGGTTCTGGTTCGCGCTCCAATTCATCTCCGCTTTCCTCGGCGGGGACGACAGCGTCGGCTGGTTCGCGCATCTTGGCGGCTTCGTCGTGGGCGCTATTCTCACACCCCTCATGCGGCGGCGCTACGATCCCGTGCTCGCGCGCGCCCAGGCGCAGGAGTTGCAGGCGCCGCGCTGA